One Methanocaldococcus villosus KIN24-T80 genomic window carries:
- a CDS encoding methyltransferase, with product MSPRNILELFHYSYSDARIIYILKASLELRIFNYLEEYKTPEQISKELGLDSVLVDYLLKILYKLGLLEYKDGKYKNSEEANIFLNENSDLCLIDYLLYYFTYLRKWQNLKEILKGKREEISFKLIIKRLASGCKCWEVPKVVDYLSKYKEFETAKTLLDLGGGHGLYAVAFSRRFKNLKCYVFDLPEVIEEAEKLFLKGAKNVFTIKGDFFKDSLGNYDIIFSSYNPGGKNKEIAKKIYNSLNYNGLYINKQCFPEDDENLNNLLDGMEWHFFGSFKKGKYKFTFEGDLSLNEYIEYLKNLGFEILEVTDLKDIIGYSFYPTKLIVAKKVR from the coding sequence ATGAGTCCTAGAAATATTTTGGAGCTTTTTCACTATTCTTATTCTGATGCAAGAATAATTTATATTTTAAAAGCTTCATTAGAGCTTAGAATATTTAATTATTTAGAAGAGTATAAAACACCTGAACAAATTTCTAAAGAGTTAGGTTTAGACAGTGTTTTGGTAGATTACTTATTAAAAATCCTTTATAAACTTGGATTATTAGAATATAAGGATGGAAAATATAAAAATAGTGAAGAAGCTAACATATTTTTAAATGAAAATTCTGATCTTTGTTTAATTGATTATTTATTATACTATTTTACATATTTAAGGAAATGGCAAAATCTAAAAGAAATATTAAAAGGAAAAAGAGAAGAAATTTCATTTAAATTGATAATAAAGAGATTAGCTAGTGGATGCAAGTGTTGGGAAGTGCCTAAGGTAGTGGATTATCTTTCAAAATATAAGGAATTTGAGACTGCAAAAACCCTTCTAGATTTAGGAGGTGGGCATGGGTTATATGCAGTAGCTTTTAGTAGAAGATTTAAAAATTTGAAATGTTATGTATTTGACCTACCTGAAGTTATAGAAGAAGCAGAAAAATTATTTTTAAAAGGAGCAAAAAATGTTTTTACAATAAAAGGAGACTTTTTTAAAGATAGTTTAGGTAATTATGATATAATATTCTCCTCATATAACCCAGGAGGGAAGAATAAGGAGATAGCTAAGAAGATATACAACTCTTTAAATTATAATGGGCTTTATATAAATAAACAGTGTTTTCCTGAGGATGATGAAAACCTAAACAACCTTTTAGATGGTATGGAATGGCATTTCTTTGGTAGTTTTAAGAAAGGGAAGTATAAATTTACATTTGAAGGAGATTTAAGTTTAAATGAATATATTGAGTATTTAAAAAATCTAGGATTTGAAATTTTAGAAGTTACTGACTTAAAGGATATTATTGGCTATTCTTTCTATCCTACTAAGCTTATTGTAGCTAAAAAAGTGAGATAA
- a CDS encoding iron ABC transporter substrate-binding protein: MNNKAILIISILLISSLALAGCMNENKVGEKRVIKDILGREVEIPKEVNRIVCIGPGCLRLIVYLNATDKVVGVESSEKLWTPYGRPYRLAHPELANLPIIGQGGPSPKPNIEKIIEVHPNVIFYTFATKDAADELQKKTGIPVVVLDYGVLGTFKNDKLYQSIRIAGKVLNKEDRAEEVINFIDKTLEDLNKRTMDINNKPSVYVGGVGYKGMRGIESTFSNFPPLMAINTKSVVDNEVSGYKWVSISKEKLLEWNPDYIFIDEGGFLLIKKDYKENPNFYKSLKAFNEGHVYGILPYNYYATNIGTALADAYFMGKVLYPERFKDINPEEKADNIYIFLVGKPVYKIMAEHYGGFKKITLEDLS; the protein is encoded by the coding sequence ATGAATAACAAGGCTATACTAATTATTTCAATATTACTGATTTCTTCTTTAGCTTTAGCAGGTTGTATGAATGAGAATAAAGTTGGAGAGAAGAGGGTTATAAAGGATATTTTGGGTAGAGAGGTAGAGATTCCAAAAGAAGTTAATAGAATAGTATGCATAGGTCCAGGATGTTTAAGGCTCATAGTATATTTAAATGCTACAGATAAGGTTGTTGGAGTTGAAAGTTCTGAAAAACTTTGGACACCATATGGTAGGCCATATAGGTTAGCACATCCTGAACTAGCAAATCTACCAATTATAGGGCAAGGAGGTCCATCACCAAAGCCAAATATAGAGAAAATAATAGAGGTTCATCCTAATGTCATTTTCTACACTTTTGCTACAAAAGATGCTGCAGATGAATTACAAAAAAAGACAGGAATCCCTGTTGTAGTTTTAGATTATGGAGTTTTAGGAACATTTAAAAATGATAAGCTTTATCAATCAATAAGAATTGCTGGAAAGGTGTTAAATAAAGAAGATAGAGCTGAAGAAGTTATTAATTTCATTGATAAAACATTAGAAGATTTAAACAAGAGAACTATGGATATTAATAATAAGCCTAGTGTTTATGTTGGTGGTGTTGGATATAAAGGAATGAGGGGGATAGAAAGTACATTTTCAAATTTCCCACCGTTAATGGCTATAAATACAAAAAGTGTTGTAGATAATGAAGTTAGTGGTTATAAATGGGTTTCCATATCAAAGGAAAAGCTGTTAGAATGGAATCCAGATTATATTTTTATTGATGAAGGTGGGTTTTTATTAATAAAAAAAGATTATAAAGAAAATCCAAATTTCTATAAATCTTTAAAAGCTTTTAATGAAGGGCATGTTTATGGAATATTACCTTACAATTACTATGCTACAAATATAGGAACAGCTTTAGCTGATGCATACTTTATGGGTAAAGTGCTTTATCCAGAGAGATTTAAAGATATAAATCCTGAAGAAAAAGCTGATAATATTTATATCTTCTTGGTAGGAAAGCCAGTTTATAAAATAATGGCTGAACACTATGGTGGATTTAAAAAGATAACCTTAGAAGATTTAAGTTAA
- a CDS encoding metallophosphoesterase, with translation MIIGVISDTHIYDRALELPKTVFDEFSNVDLIIHCGDITDPEVLKCLNDIAKVIAVKGNMDYLDLPRKEILTIDKYKIGVIHGDIIYPRGDKLKLRLLAKEMGVNILISGHTHWPFIDHYNDTLLLNPGSPTVPRCSFKSIMKLSLEDKVEAKIIPVRE, from the coding sequence ATGATAATAGGAGTTATATCTGATACCCACATATATGATAGAGCTTTAGAATTACCAAAAACTGTTTTTGATGAGTTTTCTAATGTGGATCTCATTATACACTGTGGAGATATAACTGATCCTGAAGTTTTAAAATGCCTTAATGATATAGCAAAGGTTATAGCTGTCAAAGGAAATATGGATTATCTTGATCTTCCAAGAAAAGAAATTTTAACTATTGATAAATATAAAATTGGTGTTATTCATGGAGATATAATATATCCAAGAGGGGATAAGCTAAAACTTAGATTATTAGCAAAAGAGATGGGTGTTAATATCCTTATTTCAGGTCATACACATTGGCCATTTATTGATCATTATAATGATACTCTCCTTTTAAATCCAGGATCTCCAACAGTTCCAAGATGTTCTTTTAAATCTATTATGAAGTTATCATTAGAGGATAAAGTAGAAGCTAAAATTATCCCTGTGAGAGAATGA
- a CDS encoding DUF362 domain-containing protein, whose translation MKVLDKCVGCGICVVFCKRRAIRTYGRAIIDKDKCNNCGICVKYCPINAIVLGE comes from the coding sequence ATGAAAGTGTTAGATAAATGTGTTGGTTGCGGGATATGTGTTGTTTTTTGTAAGAGAAGAGCAATTAGAACTTATGGGAGGGCAATTATAGATAAAGATAAATGTAATAACTGTGGAATTTGTGTAAAATATTGTCCAATAAATGCAATAGTTTTAGGTGAGTAG
- the purO gene encoding IMP cyclohydrolase: MYIGRFLVAGKTKNGAPFIAYRVSSTSFPNRIAKINGNTVAIIPKDLNDIFKNPYICYNCIKVVNNTVVASNGSHTDFIAEKLSYGKRDALATVLLAMDYEKDNYKTPRIAGILDREECYLAYIKDDELRVKKVYLKDGKGYYLGVYNSCEINEKQVIEIEGESAEEIAKYLLEYEEFEYPVASAVALIKEKIELAVANK, from the coding sequence ATGTATATAGGTAGATTCTTAGTTGCTGGTAAAACAAAAAATGGAGCTCCATTCATAGCCTATAGGGTTTCAAGTACAAGTTTTCCTAATAGGATAGCAAAAATAAATGGAAATACAGTAGCAATAATTCCAAAAGATTTAAATGATATATTTAAAAATCCATATATATGCTATAATTGTATAAAAGTTGTTAATAACACTGTTGTTGCATCAAATGGATCACACACTGACTTTATTGCTGAAAAATTAAGTTATGGTAAAAGAGATGCTTTAGCTACAGTTTTGTTAGCTATGGATTATGAAAAAGATAATTATAAAACCCCAAGAATAGCAGGAATTTTAGATAGAGAAGAGTGTTATCTAGCATATATAAAAGATGATGAGCTTAGAGTAAAAAAGGTTTATTTAAAAGACGGTAAAGGATATTATTTAGGAGTTTATAATAGCTGCGAGATTAACGAAAAGCAAGTTATAGAAATAGAAGGAGAAAGTGCTGAGGAAATAGCTAAATATTTATTGGAATATGAGGAATTTGAATATCCTGTAGCTTCAGCTGTAGCTCTGATTAAGGAAAAAATAGAGTTGGCTGTAGCTAACAAATAA
- a CDS encoding TIGR00703 family protein → MVLEPKELEVVNTLVFETLGNPEREREFKLKTLKKWGFDLIFGKINGKETYFTAEIDTKKAGDKYTIDEKEYEVIEVLDELPKNTELYAHIEMEMGMAYIVCQLRDEDSKNTEILRVPAGSLLMAFFKKNKLGNLIKAIKNIGISSEFFMQNGAGGEPYSYENLPNIARRFIRSVRKVEKETGFGRLAFAYYGETKDGEPRYWLSWLLPTIALFDLDIAKKANDTLGILKE, encoded by the coding sequence TTGGTTTTAGAACCAAAAGAGTTAGAAGTGGTTAACACCTTAGTTTTTGAAACATTAGGTAATCCAGAAAGAGAAAGAGAATTTAAATTAAAAACATTGAAAAAATGGGGATTTGATTTAATCTTTGGTAAAATAAATGGAAAAGAAACCTACTTTACTGCTGAGATAGATACAAAAAAAGCTGGAGATAAATATACTATTGATGAAAAAGAGTATGAAGTTATAGAAGTTTTAGATGAGTTACCAAAAAACACTGAACTTTATGCCCATATTGAAATGGAAATGGGAATGGCTTATATTGTTTGTCAATTAAGGGATGAAGACAGCAAGAACACTGAGATCTTAAGGGTTCCGGCAGGGTCTCTATTAATGGCTTTCTTTAAAAAGAATAAATTAGGTAATTTAATAAAAGCTATTAAAAATATTGGAATAAGTTCAGAGTTTTTCATGCAAAATGGTGCTGGAGGAGAGCCATATAGCTATGAAAATCTACCAAATATAGCAAGAAGATTTATAAGAAGTGTTAGAAAAGTTGAAAAAGAAACAGGATTTGGTAGATTGGCATTTGCATACTATGGAGAAACAAAAGATGGAGAGCCCAGATATTGGTTATCTTGGTTATTACCTACAATAGCCCTATTTGACTTAGATATAGCAAAAAAAGCAAATGACACATTGGGAATATTAAAAGAATAA
- a CDS encoding ribose-phosphate diphosphokinase, translated as MIVAGSQSQELAYKVSKILNRKYARVEYKRFPDSEIYVRLLDSVEDEVVLINSQINQNDAILETILLADALRDEGAKEITLVAPYLAYARQDKKFNPGEAVSIRILAKIYSKLFDKVITINPHEKHIEEFFDVPFVYGDAIPKLAEYVKDKLNNPIVLAPDQGALDFAKTAADILNAEYDYLEKTRISPTEIKIAPKTLDVNGRDVLIIDDIISTGGTMANAVKLLKDQGAKKIIAACVHPLLIGDALNKLYSAGVEEVIGTDTYKSEVSKVSVADIIAKLI; from the coding sequence ATGATAGTTGCAGGAAGTCAGTCACAGGAGTTAGCTTATAAGGTATCAAAGATCTTAAATAGAAAGTATGCCAGGGTTGAATATAAAAGATTTCCAGATAGTGAAATTTATGTTAGATTATTGGATAGTGTTGAGGATGAAGTAGTGTTAATTAACTCACAGATAAATCAGAATGATGCTATTTTGGAAACAATATTATTAGCTGATGCATTAAGGGATGAAGGGGCAAAAGAAATTACATTAGTTGCTCCATATTTGGCTTATGCTAGGCAAGATAAAAAATTCAATCCTGGGGAGGCAGTGAGTATAAGGATATTGGCTAAGATATATTCTAAGTTATTTGATAAAGTTATAACAATAAATCCGCATGAAAAACATATAGAAGAATTTTTTGATGTACCATTTGTTTATGGTGATGCCATTCCAAAATTGGCTGAATATGTCAAAGATAAATTAAATAATCCAATAGTCTTAGCTCCTGACCAAGGAGCTTTAGATTTTGCAAAAACTGCTGCAGATATTTTAAATGCTGAATATGATTATCTTGAAAAAACAAGAATTTCTCCAACAGAAATTAAAATAGCTCCAAAAACATTAGATGTTAATGGAAGAGATGTTTTAATTATTGATGATATTATATCCACTGGAGGGACAATGGCAAATGCTGTAAAATTATTAAAAGACCAAGGGGCTAAAAAGATAATAGCTGCTTGTGTGCATCCTCTATTAATAGGAGATGCTTTAAATAAATTATATTCAGCAGGGGTTGAGGAAGTTATAGGAACAGACACATATAAATCAGAGGTTAGTAAGGTTTCTGTGGCAGATATTATAGCTAAACTTATTTAA
- the argS gene encoding arginine--tRNA ligase gives MNIKEELKEAIKDLIGEDVEIVKTPNIDFGDYSTNVCFKLAKKYKKSPFEIANELVKKLENLKIKGIKDIKAVNGYINFYIDYPKLLSHLYNNTINKPLFEKKEKKIILEHTSANPNGPLHIGHLRNAVIGDSLKRILEFYGYNLETHYYVNDMGRQMALVVYGIEKFGLDESKKKDHAISEVYIKINKYLEENKDEEKKIDELMRRFEEALEKNEENEITKKFKFAVNYALEGIKETLNKLDIKHDKFVYESEYVRNGMVKEVIKKLMETGKVIKEDALYLDLSEFGIEKKMVLARANGTSLYSTRDIAYHLDKLSKCDIAIDILGADHKLTAEMVKGALKLLGSDVPEVIFYEFISLPEGSMSTRRGKFVSADEFLEEAMRIAKEECEKRGIDDINVIKTLAISAVRFYIAKFSPEKPIVFKWEDALDFEKGAVYIQYAHARCCKLLKEDGEVYEYEYTKEEKELIKLLYEFRDVIEECAKKRRVHVLANYLIELSKAFNRFYNNCPILKAEEKIRKTRLAIVKITKYVLELGLSLLGIRALEEI, from the coding sequence ATGAATATAAAGGAAGAATTAAAGGAGGCTATAAAAGATTTAATAGGAGAAGATGTTGAAATAGTAAAAACACCAAATATTGATTTTGGAGATTATTCAACAAATGTCTGTTTTAAACTTGCTAAGAAATATAAAAAAAGTCCTTTTGAGATTGCTAATGAGTTAGTTAAAAAATTAGAAAATTTAAAAATAAAAGGAATTAAAGATATAAAAGCTGTTAATGGATATATAAATTTTTATATAGATTACCCTAAGCTATTATCTCATCTCTATAATAATACAATAAATAAGCCTTTATTTGAAAAGAAAGAAAAGAAAATTATTTTAGAACACACATCTGCTAACCCTAATGGCCCTTTACATATTGGACATTTAAGAAATGCTGTAATTGGGGATAGTTTAAAAAGAATTTTAGAATTCTATGGTTATAATTTAGAGACACATTATTATGTTAATGATATGGGTAGACAAATGGCTTTAGTTGTGTATGGGATAGAGAAATTTGGATTAGATGAAAGTAAAAAGAAGGATCATGCCATATCAGAAGTGTATATTAAGATAAATAAATATTTAGAAGAAAATAAGGATGAAGAGAAAAAGATAGATGAACTGATGAGAAGGTTTGAAGAAGCTTTAGAGAAGAATGAAGAGAATGAAATAACAAAAAAGTTTAAGTTTGCTGTAAATTATGCTTTAGAAGGGATCAAAGAGACATTAAATAAGTTAGATATAAAACATGATAAATTTGTTTATGAGAGCGAATATGTTAGAAATGGTATGGTTAAAGAGGTAATAAAAAAGTTAATGGAAACAGGGAAAGTTATAAAAGAGGATGCATTATATCTTGATTTATCTGAATTTGGAATAGAGAAAAAAATGGTTCTTGCAAGGGCTAATGGAACATCTTTATATTCTACAAGAGATATAGCATATCATTTAGATAAGTTAAGTAAGTGTGATATAGCTATTGATATTTTGGGAGCAGATCATAAATTAACTGCTGAAATGGTTAAAGGAGCTCTAAAATTGTTAGGTAGTGATGTACCAGAGGTTATTTTTTACGAATTCATCTCTTTACCAGAAGGATCTATGAGTACAAGAAGAGGGAAATTTGTTTCTGCTGATGAGTTTTTAGAAGAAGCTATGAGAATAGCTAAAGAAGAGTGTGAAAAGAGAGGAATAGATGATATTAATGTTATAAAGACATTGGCAATATCTGCTGTTAGATTTTATATAGCTAAATTCTCTCCTGAAAAACCAATTGTATTCAAATGGGAGGATGCTTTAGATTTTGAGAAGGGTGCTGTATATATTCAATATGCTCATGCAAGATGTTGTAAGCTTTTAAAAGAAGATGGAGAAGTTTATGAGTATGAATACACAAAAGAAGAGAAAGAACTAATAAAGCTCCTATATGAGTTTAGAGATGTTATAGAAGAATGTGCTAAAAAGAGAAGAGTTCATGTATTAGCTAATTATTTAATTGAGCTTTCAAAAGCATTTAATAGATTTTATAACAACTGTCCAATACTAAAAGCTGAAGAGAAAATAAGAAAAACAAGATTAGCTATTGTTAAAATAACAAAGTATGTTTTAGAATTAGGATTATCTTTATTAGGAATAAGGGCTTTAGAGGAGATTTAA
- the hacB gene encoding homoaconitase small subunit, which translates to MRGIAYKLGDDVDTDAIIPGPYLRTTDPNELARYCLYGIDKDFYKKAKGKIIVAGENFGCGSSREQAVLAIKYAGVKAVVAKSFARIFYRNAINNGLYVITANTDEINDGDELFIDLKNEKIIINNKKTISCKIPKGIEKEILEAGGLINYYKKKKVRT; encoded by the coding sequence ATGAGGGGAATAGCTTATAAGTTGGGGGATGATGTTGATACTGATGCTATAATTCCTGGGCCTTATTTAAGAACAACAGATCCAAATGAGTTGGCAAGATACTGCCTTTATGGAATTGATAAGGATTTTTATAAGAAAGCTAAAGGTAAAATAATTGTTGCTGGAGAAAATTTTGGGTGTGGTTCATCAAGAGAACAAGCTGTTTTGGCTATAAAGTATGCTGGGGTTAAAGCTGTTGTAGCTAAAAGTTTTGCAAGGATATTTTATAGAAATGCTATAAACAATGGACTTTATGTCATTACAGCAAACACTGATGAAATTAATGATGGTGATGAGTTATTTATAGATTTAAAAAATGAAAAAATAATAATTAATAATAAAAAAACAATTAGCTGTAAAATTCCAAAGGGAATTGAAAAGGAAATATTAGAAGCTGGAGGGTTGATAAATTATTATAAAAAGAAAAAAGTGAGAACATGA
- a CDS encoding aconitase X gives MYLTKEEERILDGEYGEIKQKCLELLVKLGEIYGAERLINISSAQISGVSYKTIGDIGLEFLEDFSKEKVAVYSTLNPAGMDLDNWKELKIKEDFAEKQLRIIEAFKRMGVEISCTCTPYLTGNIPSFSEHIAWAESSAVSFANSVLGARTNREGAQSALASAILGKTPYYGYHLDENRMADFIVKIDAEKNNNDETFFSAVGYIVGEIAKNRVPYFKDLYKYNPSKDDLKSLCAVMAASGGVALYHAENITPECKVKNVVDDKVEKIEIDKKEIKDAYDRLNTTDEEPELICIGCPHCSIREIKEIAEILKDKKLKADLWVCCSLHVKSISDRMGFTKIIEKANGKVVKDTCMVVSPIEDNYKIVATNSGKAAVYLPSFCKSEVIFKSIRELIK, from the coding sequence ATGTATTTGACAAAAGAAGAAGAAAGAATATTAGATGGAGAATATGGGGAAATCAAGCAAAAATGTTTAGAATTATTAGTTAAACTTGGAGAAATTTATGGAGCTGAAAGATTAATAAATATTAGCTCAGCTCAGATTTCTGGGGTTTCATATAAAACAATAGGTGATATTGGTTTAGAATTTTTAGAGGATTTCTCTAAGGAGAAAGTGGCTGTATATTCAACATTAAATCCTGCAGGTATGGATTTAGATAATTGGAAAGAGTTAAAAATAAAAGAAGATTTTGCTGAAAAGCAGTTAAGAATAATAGAAGCATTTAAAAGAATGGGAGTTGAGATTAGTTGCACTTGCACTCCTTATTTAACAGGTAATATTCCATCATTTTCTGAGCATATTGCCTGGGCAGAAAGCTCTGCTGTAAGTTTTGCAAACTCTGTTCTTGGGGCTAGAACAAATAGAGAGGGGGCTCAATCTGCTTTAGCTTCTGCTATATTGGGAAAGACTCCTTACTATGGCTACCATTTAGATGAAAATAGGATGGCTGATTTTATTGTAAAAATTGATGCTGAAAAAAATAATAATGATGAAACATTTTTTTCTGCTGTTGGATATATAGTAGGAGAGATAGCTAAAAATAGAGTTCCTTATTTTAAAGATTTGTATAAATACAACCCAAGTAAGGATGATCTAAAAAGTTTATGTGCTGTAATGGCTGCTTCTGGAGGTGTTGCTTTATATCATGCTGAAAACATAACACCTGAGTGCAAGGTAAAGAATGTAGTTGATGATAAAGTTGAGAAGATAGAGATAGATAAAAAAGAGATTAAAGATGCATATGATAGACTGAATACTACAGATGAAGAACCTGAGCTAATATGTATTGGATGTCCACACTGTTCAATAAGAGAAATAAAAGAAATTGCAGAAATTTTAAAAGATAAAAAATTAAAAGCAGATTTATGGGTTTGCTGTTCATTGCATGTTAAATCCATATCAGATAGAATGGGATTTACAAAAATCATTGAGAAAGCTAATGGAAAGGTTGTTAAGGATACATGTATGGTTGTTTCTCCAATAGAAGATAATTATAAAATTGTGGCTACAAACTCTGGAAAGGCTGCTGTATATTTACCAAGTTTCTGTAAAAGTGAGGTCATATTTAAAAGTATTAGGGAGTTGATAAAATGA
- a CDS encoding radical SAM protein, translating into MIVYGPVPSRRLGLSLGIDPVYYTCTFDCIYCQLGRTRYLVSSPKDIPKDVLEKFPTDEEIYNEVKKVIDKDIDYITFAGSGEPTLSPYLKEAIERLKEFNIPICVITNSSLMKYKKVRDALKEANLVSATLTSINQEMFKKIHRTEIKFKDVINGLIKFRKSAEDTVLNIELMVIEGINDDDKTIYKLKEIFEKINPNNIEINTPIRPPCEKYVKKVEYSRLVEIKNIIGDKAYIIGTCNKTYKKLENNLERISSMLKIRPCTVEDLANALGIHVSEVGKYLYILKDHGKLECKEVNGKKYYFLNP; encoded by the coding sequence ATGATAGTCTATGGTCCAGTACCTTCAAGAAGATTAGGCTTATCATTAGGGATAGATCCTGTTTATTACACTTGCACTTTTGATTGTATCTACTGCCAACTTGGAAGAACAAGATATCTAGTTAGCTCTCCAAAAGATATACCAAAAGATGTGTTAGAAAAATTTCCTACTGATGAGGAGATATATAATGAAGTTAAAAAGGTAATTGATAAAGATATAGATTATATCACCTTTGCTGGAAGTGGGGAACCAACACTCTCACCATATTTAAAAGAAGCTATTGAGAGATTGAAAGAGTTTAATATACCAATATGTGTTATAACTAACTCCTCACTAATGAAATATAAAAAAGTGAGAGATGCTCTAAAAGAAGCTAATCTTGTTTCTGCAACACTAACTTCAATAAATCAAGAGATGTTTAAAAAAATACATAGAACAGAAATAAAGTTTAAAGATGTAATAAATGGGTTAATAAAATTTAGAAAATCTGCTGAAGACACTGTTTTAAATATAGAACTTATGGTTATAGAGGGGATTAATGATGATGACAAAACCATATATAAGTTAAAAGAGATTTTTGAAAAGATAAACCCAAATAATATTGAAATAAACACTCCAATAAGACCTCCATGTGAAAAATATGTTAAAAAAGTAGAATATAGTAGATTGGTAGAAATTAAAAATATTATTGGAGATAAAGCATATATTATAGGAACTTGCAATAAAACATATAAAAAGCTAGAAAATAATCTTGAAAGAATTTCCTCAATGTTAAAAATACGACCATGTACTGTTGAAGATCTTGCCAATGCTTTAGGGATTCATGTATCAGAAGTTGGAAAATATTTATATATATTAAAAGATCATGGGAAGTTAGAGTGTAAAGAGGTAAATGGGAAGAAATATTATTTTTTAAATCCCTAA
- the aroD gene encoding type I 3-dehydroquinate dehydratase — protein sequence MICLPIIERDVNKAIKVAEEYLKLADLVEFRIDYLNNISEKDIEEMSKYPAIITIRPKWEGGYWEGNNDFRIKLFKKAIDCNAKFIDIELKEKRNKEVVEYRNKVKSDTKVIISYHNFSETPNDLDEKVKEALKIGDIAKFAVMVNEKEDTLKIFEIINKYKNKVIGIGMGEKGKITRVLNIYYGSILTFASYKGKASAPGQIDVEKLRKIWELLGI from the coding sequence ATGATTTGCTTACCCATAATAGAAAGAGATGTTAATAAAGCTATTAAAGTAGCAGAAGAGTATTTAAAGTTAGCTGATTTAGTGGAGTTCAGAATAGATTACCTAAATAATATTTCTGAAAAAGATATAGAAGAGATGAGTAAATATCCTGCTATAATAACAATACGCCCTAAATGGGAAGGGGGTTATTGGGAAGGTAATAATGATTTTAGAATTAAGCTTTTTAAGAAAGCTATTGATTGTAATGCCAAATTTATAGATATTGAGCTAAAAGAAAAGAGAAATAAGGAAGTTGTAGAATACAGGAATAAGGTTAAGAGTGATACAAAAGTTATTATATCTTACCATAATTTTAGTGAAACTCCTAATGATTTAGATGAAAAAGTGAAAGAAGCTCTGAAGATTGGGGACATTGCAAAGTTTGCTGTAATGGTTAATGAAAAGGAAGACACTTTAAAAATATTTGAAATTATTAATAAATATAAAAATAAGGTTATAGGTATAGGTATGGGAGAGAAAGGAAAGATTACAAGAGTATTGAATATCTACTATGGTTCTATTTTAACTTTTGCATCATATAAAGGAAAAGCATCAGCTCCAGGACAGATAGATGTTGAAAAATTGAGAAAGATTTGGGAACTTTTAGGGATTTAA